CGCGAAATCGCGCGCGCGGTGATCGCCAATAACAACGAGTGCATCGTGTGCGTCAATACCCGCGATGCCGACGGCCCGGCGGCCGGTGTGGACGAAGATCTCTATGATCACGCCACGGAATGGCACACCTGGCCCGGCTACAGCGAGCAGGAGCGCCTGGCAGCCGAATTCGCCCACCGTTTCTCCACCGACCACACCGCGCTGCGCGACGACGAGGATTTTTGGGACCGGGCTAAGGAACACTTCTCCGAGGAACTGCTGGCCGACCTCGCCCTCTCCTGCGCGCTGTGGGTGGGTATGGGACGGATGCTGCGGACCCTGGACATTGGTCAGGCGTGCAGGCTGACCTTGCCCAGTCGGGCCTGAGCCCGATCTGGCGGCTGGTGTGACGGCCACTCCGCTCGCCGCCGCGGCCATCGCTCAGCTCGAGGGCGAGGGCGTAGATACGGTCATCGGCACCGTGGTGAACCCCGCCGGCCTCACCCAGGCCAAAGCGGTTCCGATCCGACGCACCAACACTTTCGCCGATCCCGGATTAGGCGCGAGCCCGTCGTGGCATGCCTTCGCCATCGACCAGACCGGCATCGCTTTCACCGATGACGTCGGGGTGGTCGGTGATCAGCGGGTGCGCATCGACCTCTCCGGGCTGCGCCTGATTGGCGATGGCCTGGCCTGGGCGCCGGCCGGCTTCTTCGAGCAGGACGGCACCCCCGTTTCGGTGTGCGGACGCGGGACACTGCTGCGCGTCGAAGCCGCCCTTGCCGAGGCCGGTATCGAGGCCGCGGTGGGTCACGAAGTCGAATTTCTCTTGGTCGATCCCAACGGCGGGCGACTGCCCGCAGCAGTATGGGCCCAATACGGCCTGGCCGGCATTCTCGAACACGAGGGATTCGTCCGCGATGTCACCGCCGGAGCCACCCTCGCCGGTGTGGCGATCGAGCAGTTCCATCCCGAGTACGGGCCGAACCAGTTTGAAATCTCGTTGGCCCCGCAATCGCCGGTGGCCGCCGCCGACCAGTTGGTGCTGTTGCGTATCGTCGTCGGACGCGCCGCCCGTCGGCATGGGCTGCGGGTCAGCCTGTCACCCGCGCCCTTTGCCGACAGTGCTGGATCTGGTGCACATCAACACTTTTCGTTGCATACACCAGAAGGCCCGGCATTCTCCGGCGGCACCGGTCCCGGCGGCATGACCGCCACCGGGCAGGCGGCGGTGGCCGGCGTGCTGCGGGGCCTACCGCAGGCGCAGGCCATCCTGTGCGGATCAATCGTGTCAGGACTACGGATGCGGCCCGGCAACTGGGCCGGTGCCTACGCCTGCTGGGGAATCGAGAACCGCGAAGCCGCTGTGCGTTTCGTGGTCGCCGGGCCCGCGAACCCGCAGGGCGGCAACGTCGAGGTGAAGATCGTCGACCCGTCGGCCAACCCGTATCTGGCCTCCGCGGCAGTCCTCGGGCTGGCACTCGATGGCATCGAGACCGACGCCGCGTTGCCGCTGGAGACAACCGTCGACCCAGCGAAGCTGTCCGAATCGGACCGGGCCAGCGCCGGCATCCAGCTGCTGCCTCAAGCTCAACTAGCAGCTCTTGCAGCCCTGGATGGTTCGGAATTGCTCCGGAGAATTCTGGGCGATCAGGTAGTGAATATGGTGCTCGCAGTCCGCCGCATGGAATATGACCGGTACGGCAACCTTGCCGCCGAGCAGTTGGCAGATAAGTTCCGAATGGCGTGGAGCCTGTGAATACCGACTTGAGCACAACGGAATCCGACTTGGCGCAACATATTCGCTACGTGGCGCTGATAGACCAGCACGTACACGGGTGCTGGCTGACACCGGGGGACCGGAGGCGTTTCGAGAACGCACTCAACGAAGCCAACACCGAACCGCTGGCCGACTTCGACTCCGGATTCGACACCCAACTGGGCTTTGCCGTGCGCAACCATTGCGCTCCGATCCTCGGATTGCCTAAACATGTTGGACCACAACGTTATTGGGAAGCGCGCAGCCGACTCACCGAGATCGAATTGGCCCGACTGTTCCTGCCTGCCGCCGGGGTGAGCAACTGGCTAATGGACACCGGATTCGGCGACGAGGTCACCGGCGTTGAGCAATTGGCCCAACTCTCCGGTCGCCCCGGCTATGAAGTGGTCAGACTCGAACAGATCGCAGTCGAGGCAGCACGGGCCGCCGGCGATTACGCGTCGGCATTCGAGGAGATCCTGCGGCGGCGCGCGGCGAGGGCAGTGGGCACCAAATCCGTGCTGGCCTATCGGGGCGGGTTCGACAGGGATTTGAGCGAACCATCAACGGCCCAGGTCGCCGAGGCGGCGCAGCGGTGGCGCGACGAAGGCGCCACCCGCTTGACCGACCCGGTACTGCTGCGCTTCGGATTGCATCAGGGCCTGCGGATCGGCAAGCCACTGCAGCTGCATGTCGGCCTCGGCGACCGCGACTGCGACCTGGACAAGACCAACCCGCTGCTGCTGTTGGACTTCCTGCGCGAATCCGGCAGCGCCCCGATCGTGCTGCTGCATTGCTATCCGTACGAACGCGAGGCCG
The nucleotide sequence above comes from Mycobacterium vicinigordonae. Encoded proteins:
- a CDS encoding carboxymuconolactone decarboxylase family protein, coding for MSRIGTFADDDIAGWVLKSPELGSAMANLSHAVYTSNRLPLRTREIARAVIANNNECIVCVNTRDADGPAAGVDEDLYDHATEWHTWPGYSEQERLAAEFAHRFSTDHTALRDDEDFWDRAKEHFSEELLADLALSCALWVGMGRMLRTLDIGQACRLTLPSRA
- a CDS encoding glutamine synthetase family protein produces the protein MTATPLAAAAIAQLEGEGVDTVIGTVVNPAGLTQAKAVPIRRTNTFADPGLGASPSWHAFAIDQTGIAFTDDVGVVGDQRVRIDLSGLRLIGDGLAWAPAGFFEQDGTPVSVCGRGTLLRVEAALAEAGIEAAVGHEVEFLLVDPNGGRLPAAVWAQYGLAGILEHEGFVRDVTAGATLAGVAIEQFHPEYGPNQFEISLAPQSPVAAADQLVLLRIVVGRAARRHGLRVSLSPAPFADSAGSGAHQHFSLHTPEGPAFSGGTGPGGMTATGQAAVAGVLRGLPQAQAILCGSIVSGLRMRPGNWAGAYACWGIENREAAVRFVVAGPANPQGGNVEVKIVDPSANPYLASAAVLGLALDGIETDAALPLETTVDPAKLSESDRASAGIQLLPQAQLAALAALDGSELLRRILGDQVVNMVLAVRRMEYDRYGNLAAEQLADKFRMAWSL
- a CDS encoding amidohydrolase family protein, producing MSTTESDLAQHIRYVALIDQHVHGCWLTPGDRRRFENALNEANTEPLADFDSGFDTQLGFAVRNHCAPILGLPKHVGPQRYWEARSRLTEIELARLFLPAAGVSNWLMDTGFGDEVTGVEQLAQLSGRPGYEVVRLEQIAVEAARAAGDYASAFEEILRRRAARAVGTKSVLAYRGGFDRDLSEPSTAQVAEAAQRWRDEGATRLTDPVLLRFGLHQGLRIGKPLQLHVGLGDRDCDLDKTNPLLLLDFLRESGSAPIVLLHCYPYEREAGYLAQAFNNVYVDGGLSVNHLGARAPAFLARLLELAPFRKILYSSDGYGPAELHFLGAMLWRNGIHRVLAGFVAAGDWSEAEAIRVVDLIGHLNAARLYRLASGDPRGPVTAGG